In Phycisphaerae bacterium RAS2, the DNA window CTCGCCGCCGAATCGCTCGGGCATGTCGGCGATGACGTAACTCACCGCCGCCATGACCGCGACGCATTGCGACAGCTCGCGCGGATCGACCTTGTCCAGCGTGTCGGCGTGCGAGTGGTGATAATCGAAGTACTTGGAGCCTTCGACGCCCAGGCCCATCAGCATCACGCCGGACTCCTTCATCGGGGAGATGTCCGCCCCGCTGTGTTCACCGCTGATGCGCAGCGGTCCCACCGGTGCAAGCAGCTCGAGAATCTCGTCCAGTTGTTTCGCTGCCTTCTCGCGGCGCGTCTTGTCCGCACATTCCAACCCGAACGACTCCGGCCGAAAACCGCCGGCGTCCGACTCGATCGCAGCGATGTGCTTGTCCAGTTCGTCGGCATGGTCCTTCGCATACGCCTTGCCGCCCATCAGGCCGTTCTCTTCGTTCGTCCAGAGGACCACCCGAATCGTCCGCCGCGGCGTCAGGCTCATCTTTCGCAGCACATTGATCGCCTCCATTGCCATCACGCAGCCGGTCGCGTCGTCGTGCGCTCCGTGGCCGACGTCCCAACTGTCGAAATGGCCGCCGATCACGACGACCTCGTCGGGCCGCTCTCGACCGCGCAACTCAGCGATGACATTTGCCGACGGCGCCATGCCTTCGTCCCGGGCCGACATCTTCAGCGTGACCTTCACTTCCTGCCCGCGCGCCGCCAGCCGCGCGATCATCTCGGCATCCTCGCA includes these proteins:
- a CDS encoding Bacterial leucyl aminopeptidase precursor encodes the protein MRIRAIGLMISNAILLLAVAPLRSEDGIASYAPAVKRIVEQTMRENDSWKKMEELCDGIGHRLSGSRELERAIEWAIETMKSDGHENVRGEKVMVPKWVRGEESAEIVSPRRMPMAMLGLGGSVGTPKDGITARVVVVRDEAELEAAGDKVKGAVVLYNNAMPPYDEEHGSRYGETVRFRGKGAILAAKQGAVACLVRSVTARSLRSPHTGMMRYEESVKKIPAAAVSCEDAEMIARLAARGQEVKVTLKMSARDEGMAPSANVIAELRGRERPDEVVVIGGHFDSWDVGHGAHDDATGCVMAMEAINVLRKMSLTPRRTIRVVLWTNEENGLMGGKAYAKDHADELDKHIAAIESDAGGFRPESFGLECADKTRREKAAKQLDEILELLAPVGPLRISGEHSGADISPMKESGVMLMGLGVEGSKYFDYHHSHADTLDKVDPRELSQCVAVMAAVSYVIADMPERFGGEPTRE